A section of the Drosophila subobscura isolate 14011-0131.10 chromosome A, UCBerk_Dsub_1.0, whole genome shotgun sequence genome encodes:
- the LOC117898596 gene encoding protein transport protein Sec61 gamma-2 subunit, producing the protein MDKVVKFAEPGRAFAKDSIRLVKRCTKPDRKEFQKIAIATAIGFCIMGFIGFFVKLIHIPINNIIVGS; encoded by the coding sequence ATGGACAAAGTTGTTAAGTTCGCTGAGCCAGGTCGCGCTTTCGCCAAGGACTCGATCCGTCTCGTAAAACGCTGCACTAAGCCCGACCGCAAGGAGTTCCAGAAAATTGCCATCGCCACTGCCATTGGCTTCTGCATCATGGGCTTTATTGGCTTTTTCGTCAAGCTGATACACATCCCCATCAACAACATTATTGTGGGATCGTAA
- the LOC117898426 gene encoding signal recognition particle receptor subunit alpha homolog has product MPIVRATGLAEMLDFVVIFTKGGVVLWNSQTSGINFSSCINSLIRGVILEERNTDSKYFEEDQLAVQFKLDNELDLVYAAVFQKVIKLSYLDAFLADMQFAFKEKFGGTPTLERLGSEYDFEGEFRSVLTAAEEASSKQVKAPKAMRSYNESQKSKKTVASMIQDDKKPVEKRVNIQESPTQPKSRPSSSPLTTDDIIQENRRKLREKLTPTKKSADTKLSVPVKQGATEKAGKKPRVWDLGGNSKDAVLLDRSKDSPEDVQYQSVNNELVGTMHGVIPDLDVEDEEDVDSAEDSSEEDDMNSHSLAPKKDRRGGGLLSYFRGIVGGKTIVLADLKPALEKMRDHLISKNVASEIAVKLCESVATSLEGKQMGTFDSIASLVREALTQSLVRILSPKRRIDIIRDALESNRGGKPYTIIFCGVNGVGKSTNLAKICFWLIENDFNVLIAACDTFRAGAVEQLRTHTRHLNALHPAANHNNRTMVQLYEKGYGKDAAGIALEAIKFAHDTKVDVVLVDTAGRMQDNEPLMRSLSKLIKVNNPDLVLFVGEALVGNEAVDQLVKFNQSLADYSSNETPHIIDGIVLTKFDTIDDKVGAAISMTYITGQPIVFVGTGQTYADLKAINVNAVVNSLMK; this is encoded by the exons ATGCCCATTGTTCGAGCAACAGGATTAGCTGAAATGTTAGACTTTGTGGTGATATTCACAAAGGGCGGCGTAGTACTTTGGAACTCACAAACCTCTGGAATCAACTTCTCGTCATGCATAAACAGCCTCATACGTGGCGTGATTCTGGAG GAGCGAAACACAGACTCCAAATACTTTGAGGAGGATCAACTGGCGGTGCAGTTTAAGCTGGACAATGAGCTGGATCTGGTATATGCGGCTGTCTTTCAGAAGGTCATCAAACTCAGTTACTTGGATGCCTTTCTTGCCGACATGCAGTTCGCCTTTAAGGAGAAGTTCGGCGGTACACCGACCCTGGAGCGCCTGGGCAGTGAATACGATTTTGAAGGCGAGTTCCGTAGCGTGCTCACCGCGGCCGAAGAAGCATCCTCGAAACAGGTGAAGGCCCCCAAGGCTATGCGCTCCTACAATGAGTCGCAAAAATCGAAGAAAACCGTCGCATCCATGATACAGGATGACAAAAAGCCTGTCGAGAAGCGTGTCAACATACAGGAGAGCCCGACGCAGCCCAAATCTCGGCCCTCATCATCACCACTCACAACGGACGACATTATACAAGAAAACCGTCGAAAGTTGCGCGAAAAACTTACGCCCACCAAGAAGTCGGCCGATACAAAGTTAAGCGTTCCTGTCAAGCAGGGAGCCACCGAGAAGGCCGGAAAGAAGCCAAGAGTATGGGATCTTGGCGGCAACTCCAAAGATGCCGTCCTTCTCGATCGTTCAAAGGACTCGCCCGAGGATGTTCAGTACCAGAGCGTCAACAACGAG CTGGTGGGTACCATGCATGGCGTGATCCCAGACCTGGATGTGGAGGACGAGGAAGATGTAGATAGTGCGGAGGACTCTAGCGAGGAGGACGATATGAACAGCCATTCACTAGCGCCAAAGAAGGACAGGCGCGGAGGTGGTTTGCTGTCCTATTTCAGGGGAATCGTTGGCGGAAAGACCATAGTGCTGGCCGATCTGAAACCGGCGCTGGAGAAGATGCGCGATCATTTGATATCGAAGAACGTGGCCTCCGAGATAGCGGTCAAGCTGTGCGAGTCAGTGGCCACCAGCCTCGAGGGCAAGCAGATGGGGACCTTCGACAGCATTGCCAGCCTGGTGAGAGAGGCACTGACGCAGTCGCTTGTCCGCATTCTGTCGCCCAAGCGGCGAATCGACATCATACGGGATGCCCTGGAGTCCAATCGTGGCGGCAAGCCGTACACAATCATCTTCTGCGGGGTGAACGGTGTGGGCAAGTCGACGAATCTAGCTAAGATCTGCTTCTGGCTGATTGAGAATGACTTTAACGTGCTAATTGCTGCCTGCGACACCTTCCGCGCCGGAGCCGTCGAGCAACTGCGCACCCACACACGCCATCTGAATGCCCTGCATCCGGCGGCCAACCACAACAACCGCACTATGGTCCAACTGTATGAGAAGGGTTACGGCAAGGACGCCGCCGGCATTGCCTTGGAGGCCATCAAGTTTGCGCACGACACAAAGGTGGACGTAGTCCTGGTGGACACAGCTGGGCGCATGCAGGACAACGAGCCCCTCATGCGCTCCCTCTCCAAGCTGATCAAGGTGAATAATCCTGATTTGGTGCTCTTCGTGGGCGAGGCTCTCGTTGGCAATGAAGCTGTCGATCAGCTGGTCAAGTTTAACCAGTCCCTCGCCGACTACTCCTCTAACGAAACACCTCACATAATCGACGGGATTGTTCTCACAAAATTCGACACCATCGACGACAAAGTGGGCGCCGCCATTTCCATGACGTACATCACTGGTCAGCCCATCGTCTTTGTCGGCACCGGCCAGACCTATGCGGACCTTAAAGCCATCAATGTGAATGCCGTCGTCAACTCGTTAATgaagtaa